The following proteins come from a genomic window of Miscanthus floridulus cultivar M001 chromosome 2, ASM1932011v1, whole genome shotgun sequence:
- the LOC136537734 gene encoding glycine-rich protein A3-like yields the protein MGGGKDSHDPSNADKGFHGGYPGGYGQYPAGYPAPPPGGAYPPGPGQGYPVPPGGYQPPGGYPQPGGYGYPPSHGAYPPGAGAYPPSGYPHQPVYPAGYPGHGPPMAGHGAMYGGGHGAGGSGGFGAMLAGGAAAAAAAYGAHKVSHGGGHGMYGHGHGKFKHGKFKHGKFGKHKNKKMFGRKWK from the exons ATGGGGGGCGGGAAGGACAGCCACGATCCCTCGAACGCGGACAAGGGATTCCACGGAGGGTACCCGGGTGGATACGGCCAGTACCCCGCCGGCTACCCAGCTCCTCCACCGGGCGGCGCATACCCTCCCGGCCCCGGACAAGGGTATCCGGTGCCACCTGGTGGGTACCAGCCTCCGGGTGGCTACCCTCAACCTGGCGGATACGGGTATCCGCCGTCGCACGGTGCGTACCCTCCGGGTGCAGGCGCCTATCCTCCCAGCGGATACCCCCATCAGCCGGTCTACCCGGCTGGTTATCCTGGTCACGGtccaccgatggctg GTCATGGTGCTATGTATGGAGGAGGCCACGGTGCAGGGGGTTCTGGAGGCTTCGGAGCGATGTTGGCCGGaggtgccgccgccgcagcggcggCGTATGGAGCTCACAAGGTGTCCCACGGAGGCGGCCACGGGATgtatggccacggccacggcaaGTTCAAGCATGGCAAGTTCAAGCACGGCAAGTTTGGCAAGCACAAGAACAAGAAGATGTTCGGCCGCAAGTGGAAGTGA
- the LOC136537736 gene encoding leucine aminopeptidase-like, giving the protein MAPVDPHSYTDGAHPVVSRATLTFYLDFAASTIHASALLTLSAPHSGDLLLDTRALAVHSASTDADTPEPIPFSLTAAADPVLGTALTLTLPPDTTSFRLTFSTSPAASALQWLAPPQTASAQPFVFSQCQSIHARSIFPCHDTPAARITFSLLLNVPEQLSAVASARHVARRDPLPSDHRGACDDELWCAPGRIVEEFQMEQSVPPYLFAFAAGGIGFRDLGPRTRVYAEGGDKVLDEAAREFAGVEEMVKVGEGLFGPYEWERFDLLVLPPSFPYGGMENPRMVFLTPTVIKGDAAGAQVVAHELAHSWTGNLITNKTNEDFWLNEGFTTYAERRIVEVVQGEERAALNMGIGWRGLNRMMERFKDNMEFTKLKPKMAGIDPDDVYSEVPYEKGFQFLWRIEREIGRPAFDEFLKKYIATFKFQSIDTETFLEFLKANVSAIENQIDLHLWVEGTGIPPDAMEPDSATYKKICSLAAEFKSGKLPSEDEVANWSGQEWELYLENLPTDVEASQVTALDERYKLSESRDYEVKVAFLQLAIPTGCKCYFNEVEKCLKQVGRMKYLRPLYSSLAKCSSEEKMLAQRIFSEAQEFYHPIARSVVESILSKHS; this is encoded by the exons ATGGCGCCGGTCGATCCCCACTCCTACACCGACGGCGCGCACCCGGTGGTCTCGCGCGCCACGCTCACCTTCTACCTCGACTTCGCCGCCTCCACCATACACGCCTCCGCGCTGCTCACCCTCTCCGCCCCGCACTCCGGGGACCTCCTCCTCGACACCCGGGCCCTCGCCGTCCACTCCGCCTCAACCGACGCCGACACGCCGGAGCCCATCCCCTTCTCCCTCACCGCGGCCGCCGACCCGGTCCTCGGCACGGCGCTGACCCTCACCCTGCCCCCCGACACCACCTCCTTCCGGCTCACCTTCTCCACCTCCCCCGCCGCCTCCGCGCTGCAGTGGCTAGCCCCGCCGCAGACCGCCTCCGCGCAGCCCTTCGTCTTCTCGCAGTGCCAGTCCATCCACGCCCGCTCCATCTTCCCCTGCCACGACACCCCCGCCGCGCGCATCACCTTCTCGCTCCTCCTCAACGTGCCCGAGCAGCTCTCCGCCGTCGCCTCCGCGCGCCACGTCGCGCGCCGGGACCCGCTGCCCTCCGACCACCGCGGGGCGTGCGACGACGAGCTGTGGTGCGCCCCCGGCCGCATCGTCGAGGAGTTCCAGATGGAGCAGTCCGTGCCGCCCTACCTCTTCGCGTTCGCCGCCGGCGGGATCGGGTTCAGGGACCTCGGCCCTAGGACGCGGGTGTACGCGGAGGGAGGGGACAAGGTGCTGGACGAGGCGGCCAGGGAGTTCGCCGGGGTGGAGGAGATGGTCAAGGTTGGGGAGGGGCTCTTTGGGCCGTATGAATGGGAGAGGTTCGATCTGCTCGTGCTGCCACCCAGCTTCCCCTATGGAGGCATGGAGAACCCCAGGATGGTGTTCCTCACTCCCACGGTCATCAAAGGAGATGCTGCAGGGGCTCAGGTTGTGGCGCACGAGCTCGCACATAGCTGGACTGGCAATCTGATTACTAACAAGACCAATGAAGATTTCTGGCTAAATGAG GGATTCACAACATATGCTGAGAGGAGGATTGTTGAGGTTGTGCAAGGGGAGGAGCGGGCAGCCTTAAACATGGGGATTGGATGGAGGGGATTGAACAGGATGATGGAGAGGTTTAAGGATAACATGGAGTTCACCAAGTTGAAGCCGAAGATGGCAGGGATTGACCCTGATGATGTGTACTCTGAAGTGCCCTATGAGAAAGGTTTCCAGTTTCTTTGGAGAATCGAGCGTGAG ATTGGCAGGCCTGCTTTTGACGAGTTCTTAAAGAAGTACATTGCAACCTTCAAGTTCCAATCAATAGATACAGAGACATTTCTTGAATTCCTCAAAGCCAATGTATCTGCTATAGAAAACCAAATTGACCTTCACCTGTGGGTTGAGGGGACTGGTATCCCTCCTGATGCCATGGAACCAGATTCAGCTACTTACAAAAAGATCTGCTCCTTAGCTGCAGAATTCAAATCTGGAAAACTTCCTAGTGAAGATGAGGTGGCAAACTGGAGTGGGCAAGAATGGGAACTTTACTTAGAAAATCTACCAACAGATGTTGAAGCCTCACAG GTCACTGCTCTTGACGAGCGGTACAAGCTATCTGAAAGCCGTGACTATGAGGTCAAAGTCGCATTCCTCCAGCTGGCGATCCCTACCGGGTGCAAGTGCTACTTCAACGAGGTTGAGAAATGCTTGAAGCAGGTGGGAAGGATGAAGTACCTCCGCCCGCTCTACAGCTCACTGGCCAAGTGCTCCAGCGAGGAGAAGATGCTGGCCCAGAGGATCTTCTCGGAGGCTCAAGAGTTCTATCACCCAATAGCTCGCAGTGTCGTGGAGTCCATTTTGTCGAAGCATAGCTAA